From a single Pyxicephalus adspersus chromosome 11, UCB_Pads_2.0, whole genome shotgun sequence genomic region:
- the ERF gene encoding ETS domain-containing transcription factor ERF isoform X2, with protein sequence MKTPAEPGFAFPDWAYKPESSPGSRQIQLWHFILELLRKEEYHDVIAWQGDYGEFVIKDPDEVARLWGVRKCKPQMNYDKLSRALRYYYNKRILHKTKGKRFTYKFNFNKLVLVNYPFIDMGMAGGPVPQSAPPVPSGGTHFRFPPCTPSDVLSPNEELRSPTLFSSVARRLARGSVSDCSDGTSANSEVEESLSEEQHRRGPGPDIPAFRGPPLPRLPHDGIFRVYPRPRVPEPLSPFPVSPMAAPSGLLPPQLSPALPMTPTHMNYTPSPTLSPMYPGGSHFSFNPEDMKRYLQAHTQSVYNYHLSPRAFLHYPSIVVPQPQRPEKPLHLPPEEPPFKFKLQPPPLGRKQRDRPLEPGSSTSSSSSVVPQIKVEPISDAEEDEEDLMVEVTDISEEEEDDEEVFKAPTVPEQKPPAPVLPGREEEMASPGDESGRCIPLKLRFKRRWSEDQRLEAEGGAEESDKKVRSNQEELKLPPQPGGPPCRRVSTDLQRATEELSLESRDS encoded by the exons ggTTTGCCTTTCCTGACTGGGCTTATAAGCCAGAATCCAGCCCGGGGTCCAGACAGATCCAGCTCTGGCATTTTATTCTGGAGCTGCTGAGAAAGGAAGAATATCACGATGTCATTGCCTGGCAAGGAGATTATGGGGAGTTCGTCATTAAGGACCCCGACGAAGTGGCGCGACTGTGGGGTGTACGGAAGTGCAAGCCACAGATGAATTATGACAAGTTGAGCAGGGCACTCAG gtATTATTACAACAAAAGGATACTTCACAAAACCAAAGGCAAACGATTTACCTACAAGTTTAACTTCAACAAGCTGGTGTTGGTCAACTACCCTTTCATAGATATGGGCATGGCAG gagggcCAGTACCCCAGAGTGCACCACCCGTACCCTCAGGAGGCACCCACTTCCGCTTTCCACCCTGCACCCCATCAGATGTTTTGTCTCCAAACGAGGAGCTACGTTCTCCCACCCTCTTTTCTTCTGTGGCAAGACGGCTGGCACGTGGATCAGTCAGTGACTGCAGTGATGGCACGTCAGCTAACTCTGAAGTGGAAGAGAGCCTGAGTGAGGAGCAGCACCGCCGAGGCCCTGGGCCTGACATCCCAGCATTTAGAGGTCCGCCACTCCCTCGACTTCCCCACGATGGCATATTTAGGGTCTATCCTCGCCCACGGGTGCCAGAACCTCTTAGCCCATTCCCGGTATCACctatggctgctccttctggccTCCTGCCGCCACAGCTCTCACCTGCCTTACCCATGACTCCCACTCATATGAACTACACCCCATCACCTACCTTAAGCCCCATGTACCCAGGTGGTAGTCATTtttcattcaacccagaagacaTGAAGCGCTACCTTCAAGCACACACGCAGAGCGTGTACAACTACCACCTCAGCCCACGGGCATTCCTGCACTATCCAAGCATTGTGGTGCCTCAACCACAGCGCCCTGAAAAACCCCTACATCTGCCTCCTGAAGAACCTCCTTTCAAATTCAAACTCCAGCCTCCTCCACTGGGCAGGAAACAGCGGGATCGACCTCTTGAACCTGGTTCCTctacctcttcctcctcttcagtGGTCCCACAGATTAAGGTAGAACCCATCTCTGATGCCGAAGAGGATGAGGAAGATCTCATGGTGGAAGTGACAGATATCAgcgaggaggaggaagatgacgAGGAAGTCTTCAAAGCCCCCACAGTGCCAGAGCAGAAACCCCCTGCTCCTGTTTTACCTGGCCGGGAGGAAGAAATGGCAAGCCCAGGGGATGAAAGTGGCCGCTGCATCCCGCTTAAGTTGCGTTTCAAGCGCCGCTGGAGTGAGGATCAACGCCTAGAGGCTGAGGGAGGCGCTGAGGAATCCGACAAAAAGGTCAGAAGTAACCAGGAGGAGCTGAAACTGCCCCCACAGCCTGGTGGCCCTCCCTGCAGAAGGGTGAGCACTGACCTTCAAAGAGCCACAGAGGAACTCTCTCTAGAAAGCAGGGATTCCTAA
- the ERF gene encoding ETS domain-containing transcription factor ERF isoform X1 — MFCHREKRRCHPASRPGFAFPDWAYKPESSPGSRQIQLWHFILELLRKEEYHDVIAWQGDYGEFVIKDPDEVARLWGVRKCKPQMNYDKLSRALRYYYNKRILHKTKGKRFTYKFNFNKLVLVNYPFIDMGMAGGPVPQSAPPVPSGGTHFRFPPCTPSDVLSPNEELRSPTLFSSVARRLARGSVSDCSDGTSANSEVEESLSEEQHRRGPGPDIPAFRGPPLPRLPHDGIFRVYPRPRVPEPLSPFPVSPMAAPSGLLPPQLSPALPMTPTHMNYTPSPTLSPMYPGGSHFSFNPEDMKRYLQAHTQSVYNYHLSPRAFLHYPSIVVPQPQRPEKPLHLPPEEPPFKFKLQPPPLGRKQRDRPLEPGSSTSSSSSVVPQIKVEPISDAEEDEEDLMVEVTDISEEEEDDEEVFKAPTVPEQKPPAPVLPGREEEMASPGDESGRCIPLKLRFKRRWSEDQRLEAEGGAEESDKKVRSNQEELKLPPQPGGPPCRRVSTDLQRATEELSLESRDS, encoded by the exons ggTTTGCCTTTCCTGACTGGGCTTATAAGCCAGAATCCAGCCCGGGGTCCAGACAGATCCAGCTCTGGCATTTTATTCTGGAGCTGCTGAGAAAGGAAGAATATCACGATGTCATTGCCTGGCAAGGAGATTATGGGGAGTTCGTCATTAAGGACCCCGACGAAGTGGCGCGACTGTGGGGTGTACGGAAGTGCAAGCCACAGATGAATTATGACAAGTTGAGCAGGGCACTCAG gtATTATTACAACAAAAGGATACTTCACAAAACCAAAGGCAAACGATTTACCTACAAGTTTAACTTCAACAAGCTGGTGTTGGTCAACTACCCTTTCATAGATATGGGCATGGCAG gagggcCAGTACCCCAGAGTGCACCACCCGTACCCTCAGGAGGCACCCACTTCCGCTTTCCACCCTGCACCCCATCAGATGTTTTGTCTCCAAACGAGGAGCTACGTTCTCCCACCCTCTTTTCTTCTGTGGCAAGACGGCTGGCACGTGGATCAGTCAGTGACTGCAGTGATGGCACGTCAGCTAACTCTGAAGTGGAAGAGAGCCTGAGTGAGGAGCAGCACCGCCGAGGCCCTGGGCCTGACATCCCAGCATTTAGAGGTCCGCCACTCCCTCGACTTCCCCACGATGGCATATTTAGGGTCTATCCTCGCCCACGGGTGCCAGAACCTCTTAGCCCATTCCCGGTATCACctatggctgctccttctggccTCCTGCCGCCACAGCTCTCACCTGCCTTACCCATGACTCCCACTCATATGAACTACACCCCATCACCTACCTTAAGCCCCATGTACCCAGGTGGTAGTCATTtttcattcaacccagaagacaTGAAGCGCTACCTTCAAGCACACACGCAGAGCGTGTACAACTACCACCTCAGCCCACGGGCATTCCTGCACTATCCAAGCATTGTGGTGCCTCAACCACAGCGCCCTGAAAAACCCCTACATCTGCCTCCTGAAGAACCTCCTTTCAAATTCAAACTCCAGCCTCCTCCACTGGGCAGGAAACAGCGGGATCGACCTCTTGAACCTGGTTCCTctacctcttcctcctcttcagtGGTCCCACAGATTAAGGTAGAACCCATCTCTGATGCCGAAGAGGATGAGGAAGATCTCATGGTGGAAGTGACAGATATCAgcgaggaggaggaagatgacgAGGAAGTCTTCAAAGCCCCCACAGTGCCAGAGCAGAAACCCCCTGCTCCTGTTTTACCTGGCCGGGAGGAAGAAATGGCAAGCCCAGGGGATGAAAGTGGCCGCTGCATCCCGCTTAAGTTGCGTTTCAAGCGCCGCTGGAGTGAGGATCAACGCCTAGAGGCTGAGGGAGGCGCTGAGGAATCCGACAAAAAGGTCAGAAGTAACCAGGAGGAGCTGAAACTGCCCCCACAGCCTGGTGGCCCTCCCTGCAGAAGGGTGAGCACTGACCTTCAAAGAGCCACAGAGGAACTCTCTCTAGAAAGCAGGGATTCCTAA
- the ERF gene encoding ETS domain-containing transcription factor ERF isoform X3, which translates to MGFAFPDWAYKPESSPGSRQIQLWHFILELLRKEEYHDVIAWQGDYGEFVIKDPDEVARLWGVRKCKPQMNYDKLSRALRYYYNKRILHKTKGKRFTYKFNFNKLVLVNYPFIDMGMAGGPVPQSAPPVPSGGTHFRFPPCTPSDVLSPNEELRSPTLFSSVARRLARGSVSDCSDGTSANSEVEESLSEEQHRRGPGPDIPAFRGPPLPRLPHDGIFRVYPRPRVPEPLSPFPVSPMAAPSGLLPPQLSPALPMTPTHMNYTPSPTLSPMYPGGSHFSFNPEDMKRYLQAHTQSVYNYHLSPRAFLHYPSIVVPQPQRPEKPLHLPPEEPPFKFKLQPPPLGRKQRDRPLEPGSSTSSSSSVVPQIKVEPISDAEEDEEDLMVEVTDISEEEEDDEEVFKAPTVPEQKPPAPVLPGREEEMASPGDESGRCIPLKLRFKRRWSEDQRLEAEGGAEESDKKVRSNQEELKLPPQPGGPPCRRVSTDLQRATEELSLESRDS; encoded by the exons ATGG ggTTTGCCTTTCCTGACTGGGCTTATAAGCCAGAATCCAGCCCGGGGTCCAGACAGATCCAGCTCTGGCATTTTATTCTGGAGCTGCTGAGAAAGGAAGAATATCACGATGTCATTGCCTGGCAAGGAGATTATGGGGAGTTCGTCATTAAGGACCCCGACGAAGTGGCGCGACTGTGGGGTGTACGGAAGTGCAAGCCACAGATGAATTATGACAAGTTGAGCAGGGCACTCAG gtATTATTACAACAAAAGGATACTTCACAAAACCAAAGGCAAACGATTTACCTACAAGTTTAACTTCAACAAGCTGGTGTTGGTCAACTACCCTTTCATAGATATGGGCATGGCAG gagggcCAGTACCCCAGAGTGCACCACCCGTACCCTCAGGAGGCACCCACTTCCGCTTTCCACCCTGCACCCCATCAGATGTTTTGTCTCCAAACGAGGAGCTACGTTCTCCCACCCTCTTTTCTTCTGTGGCAAGACGGCTGGCACGTGGATCAGTCAGTGACTGCAGTGATGGCACGTCAGCTAACTCTGAAGTGGAAGAGAGCCTGAGTGAGGAGCAGCACCGCCGAGGCCCTGGGCCTGACATCCCAGCATTTAGAGGTCCGCCACTCCCTCGACTTCCCCACGATGGCATATTTAGGGTCTATCCTCGCCCACGGGTGCCAGAACCTCTTAGCCCATTCCCGGTATCACctatggctgctccttctggccTCCTGCCGCCACAGCTCTCACCTGCCTTACCCATGACTCCCACTCATATGAACTACACCCCATCACCTACCTTAAGCCCCATGTACCCAGGTGGTAGTCATTtttcattcaacccagaagacaTGAAGCGCTACCTTCAAGCACACACGCAGAGCGTGTACAACTACCACCTCAGCCCACGGGCATTCCTGCACTATCCAAGCATTGTGGTGCCTCAACCACAGCGCCCTGAAAAACCCCTACATCTGCCTCCTGAAGAACCTCCTTTCAAATTCAAACTCCAGCCTCCTCCACTGGGCAGGAAACAGCGGGATCGACCTCTTGAACCTGGTTCCTctacctcttcctcctcttcagtGGTCCCACAGATTAAGGTAGAACCCATCTCTGATGCCGAAGAGGATGAGGAAGATCTCATGGTGGAAGTGACAGATATCAgcgaggaggaggaagatgacgAGGAAGTCTTCAAAGCCCCCACAGTGCCAGAGCAGAAACCCCCTGCTCCTGTTTTACCTGGCCGGGAGGAAGAAATGGCAAGCCCAGGGGATGAAAGTGGCCGCTGCATCCCGCTTAAGTTGCGTTTCAAGCGCCGCTGGAGTGAGGATCAACGCCTAGAGGCTGAGGGAGGCGCTGAGGAATCCGACAAAAAGGTCAGAAGTAACCAGGAGGAGCTGAAACTGCCCCCACAGCCTGGTGGCCCTCCCTGCAGAAGGGTGAGCACTGACCTTCAAAGAGCCACAGAGGAACTCTCTCTAGAAAGCAGGGATTCCTAA